CAGTTGAGTGCATGCACATGCTTGCATGTGCATATGTGAGTGAATAAAAAGAATATATAGTAAAACTCTTATATGAAAAGCTACACTCTGAGAACTGCTAGGGAACATACCGGAAGATGAGGGGTGAGACGTAATGTGACAAAAGCTAAGAGTACTGTAATGACTGTATATGGGGGCGTAGTGGGGTTGGAGCTCACTGCTAGGTGCTTTAGAACTTcggtgtgattttttttttcttttttgcaagaGAGACTCATACCAGGTCTTTGcatgtgattgattgattgattttaacaAGCAACCAATGCTCAGTACAAAAGAATGTTGGATTTTGGTCCCATCAGAATGTGGCCACTATGGCTAGGAATTGGACTTGCAACCTCATGCCCAGCAGAATGTCGTACACACTGAGCTACCATGATATGTCTTCAAGTGCAACTGTCATGCTGTTACTTTCCAGTTCGATACTCTTTCTGTACCTTCAGCACACCTCAATGCACAGCAGGAATGCAGGGACCCTTTAAAACCTCACTAGCACAAAATCGAAAGGTTAGCACAAAGACAATTATGCTTGAATTCCTGTATTCACAAAACTGCTATATGTCAGCAGTTAAATGGAGACACTTACCCTATCCTCATTGTCCTCCTGAATCCACTGAATATAGTCTAATTGAACATCCACCTTATCAGTGACATCAGGTATGTAGAAGTGTTCATATGTAACCAAGCCACCACACTCTTTGTTCACCTGTCatggacaaaaaaaagaaaaaaatcttttaGCACAAGGCAGACTCCTGCATAAACATCCACTATAATATGTAAAACCCGATTCTACAGCctatgaaaaacaaaaaacaaaaaagcatggTGATATAAATGCTCAAATGTTAACAGATTCACTTATTGTATGGCCCGAGCATGCGTGCTGCCCCACATATAAAGCAGTTCTGAACCTTGATGCTAGTTCTATGACCAAGGCTCCATCAAGCAGCATTAAAACATATGAACCTATGAAGGCTCTTGTCAGGACCATGAATTGAACTTTTGTGAAATTTTGCACATACTTAGTGGcagaaatacagtcaaacctagacaaacgaacacggatataacaaattatcacATATAAGGTAACTCACATTTCGTTGGTCCTTACAAGGAGTATTTTTATGCTATAACAAAATTGATAATGCGGGATCCAACATGGCTTCAGTTACAGTATAGCAAATTTTTGTTCGCACGtgcttcaaaatatttacttTGGCAGCAAAAATGTCAAATAGTCCCTGACCAATTTTTCAGACCTGCGCAATTACTCATACTTCCTTGCGGCATTGCCACCTAACCCTAGTACCAATGTATAATGGCAACGATCAAAATTTTGGACACTGCACCATGTCTGGAGCATAAAACCATGCAAGCAATGCTGCAAACATAGCATAGCCATCAATAAAGTTGCCGCCATGTCGATTAGGCATGAAACCACAACTTCGGTGTCCGACTACGGAAGAAACGGTGCTGGTTAGGCCTAGTAGCCACTGGTCCCTTATTCTATGGAGTGGCTGGTGAGAAGTCAGCATGGGAAGCTCGCCAACTATATGTTCGCACTCGCACACTTTGCGTGCAATCGAGCCCAAAATCAGACGCTCGGGCTACACTGACGGCCGTAGTAGCGAAGTATGGATCCGATGTGGAGTCCTCTTCATTTCCGATAAGCCTGGCGGCTGCGGCAGCTTGGCTTCGTAGGACCTTGTCGGCAAGCCAATGTGCCAATACCGCATGACACCAATTGCAATGTTGCGTATTCATAGCAATGTAAAGCGTGTATGTAATTTATTGTTTCTCCAGTCATCTCCCCATAGCCAAGTAGGATGTGATAAGATGCATAACCCAATAGCGAGCTCGATTCTTTTAGGTTGCTGCATTATTTACACATGCTGCTGCAACACTGTCGCACAGCTTTATTTTAGCCATGTACAACAACGTCATCATTAAAGTTTGTTATACCATGTTCAAATATATCAAATTACTTGATGTATCAAGCTATTTTTGGCACACAAACCAGTTAATTACAACCGGGCTTGACTGTGTGGCATAGAGCAAGCAAAAACCCTTTAATATCCCAAGTGCCAGGAGTGTGTCTACCATCTTTTCCGGTGCATAAGTCACAttcttttttctgaatttttttgtcGGTACGTCTTGTAGAATaatgcgacttatatacgttgtttttttttactgcccccccccccctccatgaaAAAACTGCCGTGAAAATTGGATTGGATGCTAAAGCCACATCCGGTTTCCTCCCTTGTGCCTTGTACCGTCGCAAGCTTTCAGTTCGCACATACAGCACCTGGCACATGGGGACGatgttgtcgcccttggactttataccgaacatcatggcgaccacgacggcagatgcgcctggagtgtccatatcattgctattgcAGTTATaatgtcgaatctcgataattcaaactcgaaggggcccgaaaatttgttcgaattaaaagaaggacttattttgaagtattcgtgcacgatgtacgaacggtgcgagtcgtgaaatgcggcgcacaagcacgtagcgagcgagcgtcacgaaactgcccacgcgggccaacgctcgcttcccgataaccgCAGAAAAAATTCAACTTCAGGGAACGGGCGGCGCCCGCACGGACAGGCGCGCGCAGAGatcgtcgaaggtgagggaggaggccggcagagaagcgcatttggccttggcTATGCggtcgcttcggtggcagtggcttcggcgGCTCCTCTCGCCCTTCTTCTCAACTCTCTCATAGCTACCGCaccttcgactgtcaccgtgcgcgcccgccatgCCGGCGCTGCTGCTCCCGCCGgctggcgccagcttagcccgctccctgaagtttcgttttctgccgttatcgggaagttgggcggactgggcctccgccgttgcttccctctgcgctgcagctgcagcattggctgagacgtcggctcgtacacgcgtgttccggcacGACGTTTCACCGTCGAGAGTAAAATTtccgctgcgttttttttttttcgttttctttttctccgtttGGCGTTGAGGGGtatctcctaagcttttgctctatggcggtgtcggagcaatgccggtcggagacACCGCCGCGTAATTTGGCACGCTGCTGAAGGCATTGTCGGGGCaccgtatgttcgaattaaccgttgcaaatgctttcgcaatcgaattaccgggcgttttcgcccataggaatacacataactttgacgggaccacagcgtcagtgcGAATAAACCgcaagttcgaattaagcgtatTCGAaataacgagattcgactgtatatgaATGGCACCCATATACTTGAGTGTGACcagcgttcacgaagtgaaacgtcactaattttttttaatcgcttaccgaatgaacaggtgcgtcttatagaccggaaaataccgTATACCTTGCTGATGTCAATAAATCTTTCATTGCAGTACTCTAATGTTCTCTGAAGTTGTCGCACACGATGAATATTTAAAGACTGAGCTTGATGATTATAGATACTGTTAACCCATGAGTCCATACTACAGCATTATGTTGCTTATGCAAGTATGCAATGTTTCCACTACACTTATTAGAGGCTAGCGCGGGCaattgcctcttggccaagtccGGCGTATTTGTTTGTAAAATATATGAgtacttgtatatagcttctcgtctgcatcttcctacgtaacatatctggtggaggtgggtgttccctgtacctcgtcacggagcttcgcagtggacggtacgtcgagccatccgtcatggctcccggtgacgacagcTCGACTTAGCCGGCTCCGACGCCTGCTGCCACtccgacgacctacatcgctctctccgctccccgtgatcctggcgtattctcgggaaaagatggggaagacgtcgaggactggatcagcctgtacgaacgcgccagcaccAAAAActggtgggaccctactatcatgctcgccaatgTAGTCTTTTACCTCAGTGGCAGGCCTTGAGTTTGGTTTTGGACACACGAACATGAGCTCACCAGTTGATATTCGCTTAAACagaagctccgagacttgttcgggaACCCCTGCGGTCACCGACTTGCCGTGAAGAaagcgttatccggccgtgtgcagacgtcaacAGAGCCCTACATCACGTACATTcaagacgtcttggctctatgccaccgcaaagttgacgcacacatgactgagccagacaaggtttcccacattctcaaaggcattgccgatgacgccttcaacttgcttgttttcaacaacgtggcgacggtggatgcagttataaaagagtgatGCCGCCTGGAACTCGCAAAAAGCCGACGTATTGACCCGCAACTTGCTCATCTACCAAACACCCCAGTGACATCTTCCTGTGCTGAAGCGCATCGTCCCAACACCACTGGtcatgttaccaggatcgtccggcgaGAGAGTGgggccgcctatccggctgccttcgactccagctcctccaacgcacctgcagtaatggtttccctgatccaggcagttgtacGCTAGGAGTTCAcaaacatgggtcttcacaccgtctgctcaGCCCATCGCCCTGATTCTTTGATtccgccccgtcccacatcttattaccaACCACATTTCCACAACCCATCTGAATGGTGCAGTGCttacgacaagcccatttgttttcactgctgTCGAATTGGGAGCATTTCTCTGCACTGTCGAGGTCGCTGCAGTCCGCCGACCCGGACCACTTGCACTGCCTACTCTAGCCCAAGCGGCCCTACTTGTCCCTATGCCGCATGCTCCAATAATGCCGCCACTGAATCTCCTGCACTGAACCGCCCCTATTCacgttcgccttcgccccaacgccGCCAATCTCGCGCCCCAGCCCCGTCGCTCATATTCGCCGACTCCCTACGGACCCttccagccggaaaactagaggaTGCAGCGcttcgaggtgacgctgcattgctccctacgccaCCAAACCTTAACCCTTGATACTACACTTCCTCCTGCTACGacctcaacaagcgagtatgcacgccatcgccctcgccgaccatgcacatcagcttgcccgtactcgactgatagcctcgcaaaccactcagcagcgtctgTACAACGCCCACCACCATGTTGTACAGTTCTCGCCTGATGCGCTcatgctcctgtggtcgccctctcgtcacgtcggactttccGAGAAGCTCCTTTTCGCGATACACGGGGCCCTACCGCATGCTGCGCCAGGTAACGCCAGTGACGTACGAAATTGCTCCTTTCAGTTCGACCTCTCCCTCTACTCTGGCATccagtgatgtcgtgcacgtcaataggctcaaggcctactgcTGTGCTTCCGAGTCAGGCGTTTAGTTGCTCCGGGACAGCGCTTTTGCCACCGAGGGTAGTGCTACAGACCAGTATTTACGATGACGAAGAGGTAAGCAGTGTGAAGATTGACGACGATTAGAGCCTAACGcaggctgttgcctcttggccaagtgcagcgtatttgtttgtaaatatacttCTACAGTAGAACCCCTCTGTTACGTtaccgggtgctgcgttttctcAGCTGTTACTTCGTTTTCGgtcggtcccggcacagctcccatagaacccaatgcattagTAACTCCGCTGTTACGTTGTAACTGCGGGATCGTTCCCACATCATATGTTGCGAagtgccaccccgcgccggcccgagcggccattttgacttttcatgtcgcttggcttggttgcttgacgatggcattggccgcccaaagtgctgggggcgacacttatgacgtattttcggtttccgccagcaaaagtatagcCCTTGAGATCTGTGTTTGCTATCTAAAGGTGGTATCTATGACGCGTTGCAGCCCTAAAATTGATTTTacctcatagatgttccgtataaattccaagcgTGGTAACGTCGCCGCacgcggtatgctgtatgtgcgagtgaaagcgtgcgaggggagccaacgaccgcgtctaaatcacgcacgcgaaagaaagaaaagcaggaaggaagcgcgccttgttccgttgcgctcgaggcagcggcgagggagcgaggggggagggatagcaggcAGCATTGTGCTCTGGCACTGCCTGCGTACTGCGCGGTCGCGCgcagtcgcgcgggccgtatcatTAAAGCGATTTACGTTGGGGGccgagtctacgcagtgtaggtgcgtcggcggctcatagctttgtgcatGTTGTGTGTTCttggtgctcagtttgcgttgcaGCGATAAAcaacagcgcgaaggtcacttcgctcgcttctgcagcggtgcttaaattcctcacgtcagcgtttgacagcgcatctccgcgctcatcgagtgtgatgtgtttatgtttgcctgtgggcgctgacaccatgcttgttaatatagttaataatcaagtgtttacgagtttatacggacgataaaactattattcttactttgtatagctgtttactaatttgctatcgcaatcgatgtcgggcgaaactacaactttttttcacaagtaagaattaaaataatattgtgtgcagttaaacactactcccatttctcaatttttcctgtttcccagcttttacattttatttattattattttttttacggtcccgtgaaaaacgtatcagcggggtttaCTGTATATAGCTTCTCGTCTGCGTCTTCGTACATAACAATATGTTCAGTTGTTGCAGAATACACAAATTATGAATTTCCATTTAAAAAATTGGTTAGAAGTGGAGCTGTGCAAGAGCCAAAAACTTTCCTTAAGAATTGAAAAGGGTAAAATTAAGGTGACACATTCACAAGGAAGCATCATATTGTCAGGTGCCTTCTTGGGGCATGCTGAGACTGCACTGTACATGTTACATGTTCAAGCAAAATGCACTGGGACAGTTTTCCAACCACAGAATGTAATGCTTTGGAGCTGCCACTATATACTGCCTGATGCACTGACATAATTGATGCCAGTGCATCATATATGCGCataagagagaaaaagaatataTGCGCatataagagagaaaaaaaagcataacTTACTGTGTTGAGCTTGGCCAGGACGTCCAGGGCCAGTTTGAGGTGTCCGTGGTTCTTCTTAGTCTGGAACAGGCACCATCACAGATATTTTTTTCCTGTACACCAAGTattttttcctgtgttttttcCTAATACACCACCCACCAGAGGCCAGCCTCTGTCTCACTTAGGCTAATGCTAAACATGATGGCACTATGAATTCCATCAAAGCAACCTCCATCAAGGTAAACCTATGGACAAGCCAGAACTGCAGCTTTTGCCATCACCACCATCTTTTGAGCAGTTAACTGCAGCTGAAAACACCGCAAACTAATTGGATATATTTGTTAAAGAACAAGAGACATTCAGAAAGATTTATTTAATCAGCTGCTATCATAGGACACAAAAAAATCCTGTCGCTCCAACAGATTACCAAATGAATTTTTGCGACTACACTCAAACATCATTATAACAAAATGTGATATAACGAACTAAATGCAATCCCCCTTGAAATCCCTATAGAGACCTACGTACATATTGAAAATCCCATTTTAACGAAGTAAAACTGTCCTGCCAATGGATATGACAAAATAGGTTTGTCGCTCAAAGTAAAAAATTCATAAAGTATAATTCTGCAGAGTTCAAAATTCACTCAGCATGGCAGTTAAAAACTTCCCGAGTCCAATATGTCGTCTAGGTGTCTGCCACTGCCGTGCATAGACACATGATAGCAGCGGTACTTTACCACCGCACTTGTCGGCACACAGCGCAGGTTGACGCAGCTCAGCATAGATGGCCAGGCCAAACCAAGCAGACCCAGCAAGATTCGTTGGCTGCTGATTGTGTGGCCAATCTCCTAACTCACACAGTGGGGCCACGAAACAGCAGTAGATCAGCTGCTGCATAGTTGGTGCACCATGTTATTTTGTGTGCCACATGCTGCCCAACCACGATAAATTTTGTTAATGGCACAGTGTTCAACCATGTTGCCATTTTGCCAGTTTCACGAAAATCTGAATTATCCAAGTGGAAAGCTGGAGTGGAACACCATCACACTGGAGCAGAAGGCAGCAATCATAAAGGCTGTCATGTGAAGTGTTAAGAAGTCGCGTGTTGCACATTGCAAGTATTTTTTGCCACTACGGCAACGCATACACGACCACATAGCACATGGTTTGGTGAGCCACAAAGCCGCCTTCTTTTTTACATGTCTAATGTTGTGCACCCCACTGAGCATATATAGGGTGTCTGttatgtggggtctcacacgtgcttttgggacaaaggaacggcaacacagtagtgcaaacaatcaaaagggtaTTTATtccacctttcatacactaatacatgctagccaaattactacctatagaacattcacatgggcgcgcgacaaatcaaggaagtctgactcactGTGACCCAATAGCAAgcaaatatgttcgccccatgctaagACACCATCGcttagtcgttcacgtgtacggtcaagCGAACgatggcgcgttcgaacgatccgtgtttgtccataccggtgcccGGCTCCTAGCCACGTGAGACTGTCTCACGAAgtgtggatcggcgcacgcgcgggacgtccgcatcgctcaccgatcccaacttgtagaggaagcgccttcgaccttttgctcccaagtcaccccgccgttcggtggcgttagcatcgcgacacccgcgccatctctcgcaatgcgccgcaaacactacgaccgccgccggcgcttagccacgcggagaagccggattacaggagacgcgagctatgcggggaaaacaacatcaatggacgcatgagagtcgcgcatccccacagttaacacgaaagtgttttatgccggggtccgcAACGAACTTGCTGTAATGGTTGTAATGTAAGTGATGTTCGGCACCAATgagtaaaacatgttttgttgacaaggatggtgccgccatctaggagcagtgaagcaaagtactgcatcacgacactaacgagcaccgacagggagcgcttcggtagtcccAGCAGGCTCTAACGCGGtatagcctggtgttggcactttctgcgcatggtttgtctttcgcatcGGATTAAAGCCTAACGTCAGATCAGCCTGTGGTGCCTCGTCGCCTAcagagtgcagcttcaacatgcatcagcagtgcttacacctcCGCCTACTGCTTcacttgcgatggcaccaactaaaGAAACTGCTGCGTAAGCTGCGCAAAAAGACAATGGCGTCGatgggcgaatctcgctttggtctgGTGAGAGACACGCCAGTGTGAAGCAGAACACATTCGCGGTGCACGATGCGAACCctactcgcattcctgaagctgagcacgtcagaactggctgcccaagacactatggagccggaccaaaatgctcgtactaTCGctgaagcgactcggcagctgggTGCCACTCGCCAACAGGACCCCGTGCACCAAGCAAACCTCCAACACAGTCGCTGGTCCGCACATTGTGcacctttcgctgcagcggactgCGAGtcgcgaagcaaacatgcaacagcttctatgaagacacgtttcacttttgtgttctaccgattcctatgaaagaggcatcaaccacacattttttttagctgcaccaagtttttCAAAAtacctgcggcagatagcacaattctagccctTGAACTAAATTACTCTATGAGGCAGACATAACTTCCACGAGCAATGAAatgtgtacagtggaatctcgatacgatcacggctaatacgaatttccggatgatacaaatttttttgtggtcccggctgagccccattactttgcaacgtgctacagaacggttgttacgaatcgatttttgacccgcgtcggttgatacgaataagcgccgcctcaccgacggccgcgaaaaagaacagcgcgcagtcacgcgctttcaaCCTTTATCTTTTGGTGCAGAGGCGCGGATGCGGCACCGGagagcgcggaggccgcgactgggcgcgaagggtttgacgcggtggcgcttttcttggtTTTTtcacgcggccgccgcagcgagcgaaggttcgtgcggtctatcgcttcaacggaaactgagcagcgtaagcacagcgcatacaaaggtcagagccgtgtggagatcgcgttcaagatacggtgcgtgtgTTGTAAATGCGGTATCAAACCACCGCGTCATGTGCGCGCTGTGAATGCGCATGCGCGACGTTGTTTTCTCTGTTCACTCGACAGATGCCCCCCTTTCCCCTTTTTGCTTTATatatgcgtgcaataaacgcttgtggctgttctcggccaaacacttcgtcggcaacgtctcccttcttgctTGACGGCAGCTAGGCTGCCGCTGCTATGTTACAGTGGCGACGAGCCAGGAAGGCACCCACGCAGTCAAGGAAGAACCCAACGCTAGGCATTCAGAGACAGCCGTGCCGCTGACCACGATGGCCTCCTACATGCTTCCGAACTTCGACGACCTCACAGATAAGTGGAAGCCTTACCTCATCAAAGTGGAGGCGTATTTTGAAGCTAATGCTATTTCGGATTCTACTAAGAAGAGGGCACTTCTAGTGGCTGCACTTAGCACGTCGACGGTCCAAATCCTAATGGGAAGGATAGCACCTGCAAAGCCCAATGCCTTAAGTTATGACGAGGTAGTCAAGGTCTTAAATGACCACTATGACCCAAAGCGCAACGAAATCGCTGAAAGTTTCCAGTTTTTCAACCGGTGTCAGCATGAGAACGAATCTATTCAGGATTTTGTCGTTGCAATCCGGCGCATAGCAGACAATTGCAATTTTGGAGACTCGCTGACCAGGCTACTTCGAGACAGAATTGTCTGCGGTGTGCGCTCAAGTGCTGTTCAGAAGCAACTGCTGGCAAAGAATGATTTAACACTGGAGGAAGCGGAGTCTATAGCTATAGCTGCTGAAACTGCCGAAAAAGACGCCAGGACAATGTCAGTAGAAGTACCGCCTGTACTTAAAGTGGAAGCACATCGCAAGCTACCATCGAGATCAAGCGTGGGAAGCGCAGAAAAATTGGAGTGCGGAAGGTGTGGCAGTTCTAGACATGATAGCAGCAGCTGCAGATGGACTAAAGCCCGGTGTTACTCTTGCGGTCAGAGGGGCCATCTAGCAAAAATGTGTCACAACCGCAATGGTAACGATGTTCCCAGCAATCGGCGAGTCCCTCACGCGAAAGCTTTGGTGGTGGAAGACGCTGCTTTAGAAGAGGACAGCAGCGATAGTGTGCAGATCTGGACGTTGGCGTCAGCACGAAAGAACTCTCTTGAGCCGCCAATTCGACGAACGTTTAGTTGGGGAGGCGTGGATTTACCCATGGAAGTAGATACGGGTTCCCCGGTGTGCGTAATATCGCGACAGCTTTTTGACAAACATCGCAAATGCTGGCCAAGCTTGAAGCCTTCGCATGTGAAGCTGTCCTGCTACAATGGAAGATTGCCGGTGATGGGCGAGCTTCAACTTCGTGTAAAATACCGTGATATTTCTGTTGACTGTTCCCTTGTGGTTCTAGACTGCCCCGGACCAAGCTTGTGCGGACGAGACCTGCTAATCCTCCTGGAACAAGCGGGCGTACCGGTACTACGAGTCACGTGCgaaggcgaggcgacggagagtcAAGTGAACTGCCACAACATCAATGCCATTCGCGACACCTACCAGGACGTTTTTTCGGAAACCTTGGGGTTGATCAAGGGACCACCAGCCAGCCTCCTGCTGAAGGGCGATGCTGTTCCCAAATTCTGTAAGGCGAGACCTATTCCTTATGCTTTACGTGACAAAGTATCGCAAGAACTTGACCGGTTAGTGTCGCTGGGTGTAATATCGCCAGTCAAGCATTCGAATTGGGCGACGCCCATTGTACCCGTTCTTAAGAAGGATGGCTCTGTCAGAATTTGCGGCGATTTTAAAGCCACTCTAAATCCTGCTTGCGCCACGGAGCAGTACCCGCTTCCTGTTATTCAAGATATCTTTGCCTCATTAGGAGGAGGCCAGTTGTTCAGTACGCTCGACTTACGGGATGCCTATAACCAGGTGCTTTTGGACGAGGACTCTCGGAAGCTTTGCGTTATTAACACTCACAAAGGCCTGTTTTGTTACAATAGGCTTCCGTTCGGCATTTCCTCCG
The DNA window shown above is from Dermacentor silvarum isolate Dsil-2018 chromosome 1, BIME_Dsil_1.4, whole genome shotgun sequence and carries:
- the LOC119436504 gene encoding uncharacterized protein LOC119436504 isoform X2; its protein translation is MASYMLPNFDDLTDKWKPYLIKVEAYFEANAISDSTKKRALLVAALSTSTVQILMGRIAPAKPNALSYDEVVKVLNDHYDPKRNEIAESFQFFNRCQHENESIQDFVVAIRRIADNCNFGDSLTRLLRDRIVCGVRSSAVQKQLLAKNDLTLEEAESIAIAAETAEKDARTMSVEVPPVLKVEAHRKLPSRSSVGSAEKLECGRCGSSRHDSSSCRWTKARCYSCGQRGHLAKMCHNRNGNDVPSNRRVPHAKALVVEDAALEEDSSDSVQIWTLASARKNSLEPPIRRTFSWGGVDLPMEVDTGSPVCVISRQLFDKHRKCWPSLKPSHVKLSCYNGRLPVMGELQLRVKYRDISVDCSLVVLDCPGPSLCGRDLLILLEQAGVPVLRVTCEGEATESQVNCHNINAIRDTYQDVFSETLGLIKGPPASLLLKGDAVPKFCREFILVTDHQPLLGLLRPDRQTPAMAAARIQRWALYLGGYRYKLEYAPGRLLLNADALSRLPLRCPNSVTEPDPEERTPQKTGKSPSEMLLGYQIRSRLDACFPASTVTNSKGNDEWLPPIDCGVHVRNYGSNGKWIPGRVTATAGGRMVTVETPQAIVRRHIDQVRARTGSSQDEPPGTDPDTFSSDITPSAPPFCQQPSASPDEARESSPPEAFPDVAHQGPLPRLVASGADELTTQPLRRSTRSRKPVQRF